A region of the Paenibacillus sp. J23TS9 genome:
GGCGGAGAAAAGGATTTTGGCAAGGAAGCGATCGATACGCTGGTCAAAGCGATGGAGGACCATAAGAATCAATTTGTTCTTATTTTGGCCGGCTACTCCGAAGAGATTGACTTTTTCCTGCAAACCAATCCTGGACTGCCTTCCCGCTTTCCGATTCAGGTGGAATTTCCGGATTATTCCGTAGACCAGCTGATTCAGATTTCAGAACTGATGGCGAAAGAACGTGACTACATTTTAATGCCACAGGCGATAATGAAATTAAGACAGCATCTGATTCAGGAAAAAACGGAAACCGAGCATGCCTTCAGCAACGCCAGATACGTGCGTAATACGATAGAAAAATCCATTCGTAATCAAGCCGTACGGCTGCTCAATGTGTACGCGAACACCAATCCCGGAAAACTTGAGCTGATGACGCTGAGAACAGAAGATTTCAAGCTTGAACTTAAGGGTACGGTTTAATGGCTTTTCAGAATACGTAAGCAGCGGAAAAGGGGTACTCATTTTTGGCACATACCATTCACGATACGAACACACAAATACGCGACCGGGCCGTTCTTGTCAGTCTTGTCACCGATGAGGTTAAAAGGTCTGGAATCAATCCGGAGCATTCCCTTCAGGAACTTGTCAGCCTGGCTGAAACGGCGGGTGTTGAGGTGCTTGATGTTATCAGCCAAAACCGTGATGTACCTGATGTCCGCTGGTTAATCGGCAAGGGTAAGGTAGAGGAACTGAGGGTCTCAATTGACTCCGCCCAAGCAAATACCGCTATTTTCGATCATGATTTATCTGGAGCCCAGGTTCGTAATTTGGAGCAAAGCCTGGATGTTAAGATTATTGACCGGACGCAGCTTATTCTTGATATTTTTGCGCAACGTGCGAAGACACGTGAGGGGATTATTCATGTTGAATTGGCACAGCTGTCTTATTTACTTCCTCGTCTGTCGGGACACGGCAAAAATTTGTCGCGTCTCGGCGGGGGGATCGGTACGCGTGGACCGGGTGAGAGCAAACTGGAGACGGACAGACGTCATATCCGGAGCCGTATCGGTGATTTGAAAAAGCAGCTTGAGGCAGTGATCAAGCACCGCAAGCTGTACCGGGGACGCAGGCAAAAGAGCGGGGCTATTCAGATCGCGCTTGTAGGATACACCAATGCCGGGAAGTCAACGCTGCTCAAGCAGCTTACCAGTGCTGACGTGTATATTGAAAACCAGTTGTTTGCCACTTTGGATCCGACTTCGCGCACTTTAGAGCTGCCTGGCGGCAGTGAGGTTATTTTAACGGATACGGTCGGATTTATTCAGAATTTGCCGCATGATCTGATTGCTGCTTTTCGGGCTACCCTTGAGGAGGCCAATGAAGCAGATTTGATTTTACATGTGGTGGATGCCTCTTCACCGATGCGCGATGAGCAAATATCGGTCGTTGACTCCATTCTTGAGGAGCTGGGAGCGGCGGATAAGCCGCAGCTGATTCTTTTTAATAAAGCAGATATTTGTACGAAGGAGCAGCTTGAAATGCTGCCGGCAGGTCCAGGGTATCTAAAAATCAGTGCACTCAATCAAGATGATCTGCTCCTTGTAAGACAAGAAATCCAAAACCGTTTGTCTGGTGGGATTCTGACATTCCGGATCCCGCCGGAAGACGGTAACACCATGGCGATGCTTTATCGTGTAGGAGATGTCATAGGACAGCAGGCCGAAGAAAATGATATGATCTATAAAGTAAAGGTACACAAGCCTGATTATGAGAAATGGGGACACATGCTTGCCTCATATCTTGTAAGAGATTGAATGGAACGACGTGGAGGAGAAATTCGGAGACATGAAACAATTTGCACAAGAACTGGAACAATGGAAAGAAACTGCTGAAGATCGGATCGAAGGACAACTGCGTAAACTGGACCGTGTTATTGACCAGAATCAATGGAAGGTCATCGAAGCGTTTCAGCGGCATCAGGTAAGTGATTTTCATTTTGCGGGTTCAACAGGGTATGCCTATAATGACCGGGGCCGAGAGGTGCTGGATTTGGTATATGCGGACGTATTTGGAGCCGAAACTGCTCTGGTACGCCCGCATTTTGCTTCGGGCACACATACGATTTCGACGGCTCTATTTGGCGTGTTAAGACCTGGGGATGAGCTTTTTTATATCACGGGACGTCCCTACGATACACTTCATAAAGTTATTGGTAAAAAAGGCGACGGAACCGGCTCGCTGCAGGATTTTGGAATTACATACCGTGAAGCTGACTTAACGGCGGATGGCGGCATTGATTGGGATGCTGTCCGTGACGGAATTCATGCTTCCACGAAAGTAATCGGAATCCAGCGCTCAAGAGGGTATGATTGGCGATCATCTTTTACGGTGAATGAAATCGGTGAAATGGTCAAAAAGGTGAAAGAAATCAAGCCGGATGTGATCCTATTCGTCGATAACTGTTATGGGGAATTTACCGAAGAGCTTGAACCTACAGAAGTAGGTGCGGATTTGATCGCGGGCTCTTTGATTAAAAATCCGGGTGGAGGCATTGCCGAAACAGGAGGATATATTTGCGGAAAGCAGGCCTATGTGGATCTCTGCGCGTACCGGCTGACAGCTCCAGGAATCGGAAGTGAAGTGGGTGCGATGTTAGGTACGA
Encoded here:
- a CDS encoding methionine gamma-lyase family protein, with amino-acid sequence MKQFAQELEQWKETAEDRIEGQLRKLDRVIDQNQWKVIEAFQRHQVSDFHFAGSTGYAYNDRGREVLDLVYADVFGAETALVRPHFASGTHTISTALFGVLRPGDELFYITGRPYDTLHKVIGKKGDGTGSLQDFGITYREADLTADGGIDWDAVRDGIHASTKVIGIQRSRGYDWRSSFTVNEIGEMVKKVKEIKPDVILFVDNCYGEFTEELEPTEVGADLIAGSLIKNPGGGIAETGGYICGKQAYVDLCAYRLTAPGIGSEVGAMLGTTRGIYQGLFMAPTLVGQALKGSIFAAAMFEQAGFVTKPAWNEPRTDLIQAIAFTGAEHLIAFVQGIQRAAAVDSHVVPEPWDMPGYDHPVIMAAGTFIQGGSLELSADAPIREPFIGYMQGGLTYSHVKFGVMLALQKMKDQNLL
- the hflX gene encoding GTPase HflX, with the protein product MAHTIHDTNTQIRDRAVLVSLVTDEVKRSGINPEHSLQELVSLAETAGVEVLDVISQNRDVPDVRWLIGKGKVEELRVSIDSAQANTAIFDHDLSGAQVRNLEQSLDVKIIDRTQLILDIFAQRAKTREGIIHVELAQLSYLLPRLSGHGKNLSRLGGGIGTRGPGESKLETDRRHIRSRIGDLKKQLEAVIKHRKLYRGRRQKSGAIQIALVGYTNAGKSTLLKQLTSADVYIENQLFATLDPTSRTLELPGGSEVILTDTVGFIQNLPHDLIAAFRATLEEANEADLILHVVDASSPMRDEQISVVDSILEELGAADKPQLILFNKADICTKEQLEMLPAGPGYLKISALNQDDLLLVRQEIQNRLSGGILTFRIPPEDGNTMAMLYRVGDVIGQQAEENDMIYKVKVHKPDYEKWGHMLASYLVRD